One part of the Thermoanaerobacterium sp. CMT5567-10 genome encodes these proteins:
- a CDS encoding ABC transporter substrate-binding protein, which produces MKKWIKNIVVFIIIAVLSLSLVSCSQKTQEKTATNDNTTKTEVKATFPLKITDFMGRQVTIKKEPKRIVSLSPSTTELIYAIGAGKDVVGVTNYDDYPPEVKSVAKVGGYEGPNIETILAQKPDIVFASNLSGKDHMETIEKSGIPVVVLEAQNINQIYDSIKILAEITGNVEKGNEIISSMKDKIKEINDKVKDLPKVNVFYVVDTNGNWTAGKGTFIDELITLAGGNNVASDANGWAQYSMEKLIQKNPDVIITSPHAANANEIKNMAGYKDTKAAKDGKIFVISNDDIVTKPSNRIVLGLEEIAKDLHPEAFK; this is translated from the coding sequence GTGAAAAAGTGGATTAAAAATATCGTAGTTTTCATCATAATAGCAGTTCTTTCATTAAGCCTTGTCTCATGTTCTCAAAAAACTCAAGAAAAGACAGCAACAAATGACAATACTACGAAAACTGAAGTTAAGGCTACATTTCCATTGAAGATTACTGATTTTATGGGTAGGCAAGTGACGATAAAAAAGGAGCCGAAAAGAATTGTTTCCTTGTCTCCATCAACTACAGAGCTGATTTACGCAATTGGCGCTGGCAAAGATGTTGTCGGCGTTACCAATTACGACGATTATCCACCAGAGGTAAAAAGTGTTGCAAAAGTTGGAGGATATGAAGGGCCTAATATTGAAACTATATTGGCACAAAAGCCAGATATCGTATTTGCATCAAATCTTTCTGGAAAAGACCATATGGAGACAATCGAGAAATCAGGCATACCGGTGGTGGTATTGGAAGCTCAGAACATAAACCAGATATATGATTCAATAAAGATATTAGCTGAAATCACAGGTAATGTAGAAAAGGGAAATGAAATAATAAGCAGCATGAAGGATAAAATCAAAGAAATCAATGATAAAGTGAAGGATTTGCCAAAAGTAAATGTGTTTTATGTTGTTGATACAAATGGAAATTGGACGGCTGGCAAGGGTACGTTTATCGATGAACTTATTACATTGGCTGGTGGAAATAATGTAGCCAGTGATGCAAACGGATGGGCGCAGTACAGCATGGAAAAATTGATACAGAAGAATCCTGATGTGATAATTACATCACCACATGCTGCAAATGCCAATGAAATAAAAAATATGGCAGGTTATAAAGATACAAAAGCGGCAAAGGATGGCAAAATATTTGTAATATCCAACGATGACATTGTCACTAAGCCATCTAACAGAATCGTCTTAGGTTTAGAAGAAATTGCAAAAGATTTACATCCGGAGGCATTTAAATAA